The Coregonus clupeaformis isolate EN_2021a unplaced genomic scaffold, ASM2061545v1 scaf0965, whole genome shotgun sequence genome window below encodes:
- the LOC123486041 gene encoding transmembrane protein 9B-like, producing the protein MMSIVAFKLLSLLVGLLFISTQTTDAKNSEDIRCKCTCPPYRDVDGQIYKQNVSLKDCNCLHVVEPMPVDGKDVEAYCLRCECKYEERSSGTIKVTIIIYLSILGLLFLYMVYLTLLEPMLKRRLFGHSQLQNDDDVGDQQPFANAHNVLSRSASRPNMLNKVEHAQQRWRRQVQEQRKSVFDRHVVLS; encoded by the exons atgaTGTCGATCGTCGCCTTCAAGCTGCTCTCTCTTCTTGTTGGTTTGTTATTTATATCAACACAGACGACGGATGCTAAG AATTCAGAGGATATTCGGTGTAAATGTACCTGCCCACCGTACAGAGACGTCGATGGACAGATCTACAAACAAAATGTATCTCTAAAGGATtg TAACTGCCTCCATGTTGTGGAGCCAATGCCAGTTGATGGAAAGGATGTGGAGGCGTACTGTCTGCGTTGTGAATGCAAATATGAGGAGAGGAGTTCTGGAACCATCAAG GTGACTATCATAATCTACCTGTCCATCCTGGGCCTGCTGTTCCTCTATATGGTGTACCTGACCCTGCTGGAGCCCATGCTGAAGAGGAGGCTCTTTGGACACTCACAGCTCCAGAATGATGATGATGTCGGG GACCAGCAGCCTTTCGCCAACGCCCACAACGTATTGTCTCGTTCGGCCTCTCGTCCCAACATGCTGAACAAAGTGGAGCACGCTCAGCAGCGCTGGAGGAGGCAGGTCCaggaacagaggaagtctgtgtTTGACCGCCACGTGGTGCTCAGCTAA